One window of Gloeocapsa sp. PCC 73106 genomic DNA carries:
- the tnpA gene encoding IS200/IS605 family transposase, with translation MKNDYYSRGRSVSDLKAHLVLTTKYRKKIFTAIMLTRLHEIAESLLAQWECRLIEINGEEDHVHILFQYHPSMELSKFVNNFKSVSSRRLRQEFTEHINQFYFKDVLWNSSYFIASCGGVTISTLKTYIENQNQPE, from the coding sequence ATGAAAAATGACTATTATAGTAGGGGTCGTTCTGTAAGTGATTTAAAAGCTCATTTAGTGCTTACCACAAAATATAGGAAGAAAATATTTACAGCTATCATGCTTACGCGTCTTCATGAGATAGCTGAGTCTTTACTAGCCCAATGGGAATGTCGTTTAATAGAAATTAATGGAGAGGAAGATCATGTACATATCTTATTCCAATACCACCCTTCAATGGAGCTAAGTAAGTTTGTTAATAATTTTAAAAGTGTTTCTAGTAGAAGGTTAAGGCAAGAATTTACTGAACATATAAATCAGTTTTATTTTAAAGATGTGTTATGGAACAGCTCGTATTTTATTGCTTCCTGTGGTGGTGTAACTATTTCAACTCTTAAAACCTATATTGAGAATCAAAATCAACCTG
- a CDS encoding helix-turn-helix domain-containing protein, whose product MLLNYQYRCYLETSQKAQLNNWLRVAQYWYNWQLGDRFTWWETNRSNYIVPSGDCCYLSCSLPPT is encoded by the coding sequence ATGCTCTTAAATTACCAGTACCGATGCTACCTTGAGACATCTCAAAAAGCCCAGTTAAACAACTGGCTAAGAGTGGCTCAATATTGGTATAATTGGCAACTAGGAGATCGCTTTACTTGGTGGGAAACTAATCGAAGTAACTATATTGTTCCTAGTGGTGATTGTTGTTATCTATCCTGCAGTTTGCCCCCTACG